From Aureibacillus halotolerans, a single genomic window includes:
- the hisF gene encoding imidazole glycerol phosphate synthase subunit HisF, which translates to MITKRIIPCLDVKDGRVVKGVQFVELRDAGDPVELARFYNEQGADELVFLDISASHEGRETMADVVQQVAATLAIPFTVGGGINTLEDMKKILRAGADKVSVNTAALLRPELINEGSDYFGAQCIVTAIDARYEQDEDDFFVYTHGGRKPTGKRALDWAREVERRGAGEILLTSMDADGSKAGFHLDLTASIGEAVGIPVIASGGAGKAEDFFDVFSKANADAALAASIFHYKETSVEEVKDYLRQKGVHVR; encoded by the coding sequence ATGATTACAAAACGAATTATCCCGTGTTTGGATGTAAAGGATGGTCGCGTCGTCAAAGGCGTTCAGTTTGTTGAGCTTCGAGATGCTGGGGATCCCGTAGAGCTCGCCCGCTTTTACAACGAGCAGGGGGCTGACGAGCTTGTGTTTTTGGACATTTCCGCCTCACATGAAGGACGAGAAACCATGGCGGATGTCGTTCAACAGGTGGCCGCAACCTTGGCCATCCCCTTTACCGTTGGCGGAGGCATCAATACGTTAGAAGATATGAAAAAGATCTTACGCGCTGGTGCCGATAAGGTGTCTGTGAACACAGCAGCCCTTTTAAGACCAGAGCTCATTAATGAAGGATCAGATTACTTTGGTGCACAGTGTATCGTGACGGCGATCGATGCCAGGTATGAACAAGATGAAGATGACTTTTTTGTCTACACTCATGGGGGCAGGAAGCCTACTGGAAAACGGGCACTCGATTGGGCAAGGGAAGTTGAGCGTCGAGGAGCTGGAGAAATTCTTTTAACAAGCATGGACGCAGACGGATCGAAAGCGGGCTTTCACCTTGACCTAACAGCATCTATTGGAGAAGCTGTAGGAATTCCTGTAATTGCTTCTGGAGGAGCAGGGAAAGCTGAGGATTTTTTTGATGTTTTCTCGAAGGCTAATGCAGATGCTGCCCTCGCTGCGTCTATTTTTCATTACAAGGAAACATCTGTTGAGGAAGTG